The Magnetococcales bacterium genome segment GCCCTCTCCAAACCGGATGTAACGGTGGTCACCTATGGGGGGATGGTGGCCGGGGTGCTGGAGCTGCTGGAGCCGCTTTTTTTGGATCATGAACAGCTCCTGGAGGTGATTGTTCCCAGCCGGATTCATCCCCTGGATATCACCCCCATTCTGCAATCGGTGGAGGAGACGGGGGCGCTTGTGGTGGTGGAAGAGGGCACCCTGTTTGCCGGGCTGGGGGCGGAGATCATCGCCCGGGTGGCGGAGGAGATCCAACGCCCCTTCCGGGCCAAGCGAATCGGGGCGTTGCCAGCACCCATTCCAGCCGCCCGCTCCCTGGAAGAGGAGGTGTTACCCAGCCATGATGCCATTCTCCGGACCATTGGGGAGTGGCTGACATGAGTGCGGATGACCTTCTCGAAATCCTGCGGGTTCCCCAGGAAGGGGCCAACGACGAATTTGTGGTGGTGGTGGAGCTACCGGTGGCCCATGGCAGCCGGGTTGAAGTGGGAGAGTTGATCGCCGAGATCGAAACCTCCAAGGCGGTGGTGGAGGTGGTGGCCGGGGAGGCGGGTCATCTGGCGCTTCTCTGCCATCTGGAAGATCAACTCCCCATTGGCCGGGAGATCGCCCGGATTCAGCGTGGACCGGTCACCACTCCCCAGGGGCCACTGGCTGAGGGGGATGCTGCCATTGGGGAGCCTCAAGGGCCACTGGCATCACCTATGGTCTCCTCTGGGGCTGCTACGGCTTCGGCTGTCTCCTCAGCTCCGGCTCCGGCTGTTTCTCCCCCCAAACCGACCACTCCCCCCCTTGCAGCGGATATCCGTGATCTGGAACCGGTTTTTTCCCGGGAGGCGGTGGGGTTGATCCAGGAAACCGGCTTGGCTCGGGACACCTTCAAGGGGCGGGATTTTGTTCGGGTCCACGATGTCCGGCTGGCTGCAGGCCTGGTCCCTGCCACATCAGCAGCTTCCACACACACACCTGTTAGGGGCGCCACACCCGCTACCGAACTGTCGCCAGCTCCACCCGTCGGCGTGACGGTCAAACCACTCACCGCCACCAAGCAGGCGGAGATACGCCACCTGGAGCAGGTCCAGTCAGCCGGCCTCAACAGCCAGGTCCACACCCTGGTGGATCCCAAAGGGTGCCTGGCGATGATGGCCCGGGAGCTTTCGGTCTACGCCAACACCATCGCCCCGGAGGTGATTCGACTGTTGCCGGCGTTGCTGGGGGAATTTCCGGAGTTCAACGCCCGTTTCCTGGGAGGGCAAGAGGGGATCGGCTTTCATGATCAGGTGCAGGTGGGGCTCGCCCTCAACCTGGAAGATGGCCTGAAAGTGGTCGGGGTGCCGGGGGAGGCGATGGCTACTCTTCAGGGAATTGAAGGGGCGCTTTTTGAGCTTGTCGAAAAATATATGCAGCGCAAGCTCAAGCCTGCTGACATGAATGGCATCACCTTTACCCTGACTGATCTTTCCATGAGCGGGGTGTTTTTGTTCAATCCCCTGATCGGTGCCCAGCAGTCGGCGATCTTGGGGATTTCCAGCCTGGACGATGGGCTGGGGCGGTTGGTGCTCTCCCTCACTTTTGATCACCGGGTGGCGGATGGCAAACGGGCGGCAGAATTTCTCGGCGCATTGAAAGAGCGGATCGAGGCGTTCAATGGGGAGGTTTTCACCGGCCAAGCCCCTGCCAGCGAGACGATGGCGATTCATTGTCACCGATGTCACAGGAGCCTTCGGGATGAAAAGCGGGATGGTGGGGTGGGACTCTTGCAGGTGGTGACCCCGGATGGTTCGGCCAAACATCTCTGCCGTTTGTGTCTGGAAGGGTGGTAGGAGGGGGCCATGGGAAATCATCCAGAGCAGGTTCAACAGCTGAAAGCCATTCTATCCGCCTTTACCGGTCTTTCCGAGCAGGAGATCGATGAAGGGAGCCCGGCCAATCGCCAGGCCATCGGTGCCTCCTCCATTCGCTACCACCAATTTTTGGCAGCGGTGGGAGGGGTGGTGCCGGTTTCCCTCGGGGAGTGGAAGGGGGTGGAGACTTTTGGGGATTTGTTGCGGGTGGCGGGGCTTCAGGAAGGGGGGGGCGTTCCAGCGGGCAGAGCGGATGAGGCTTTGGCTGACTTGCCTGATGATAAATTTACCTCCCGGCAGCACTTTTCCGGTGCGACTCCGCCGACGCTGATCCCCCGTGAGTCGGGTGGCCCATCTGCTCCCTTGGGAGAGGTGGTGGTGGGGATCGATCTGGAAGAGCTGGATCGGTTTGGCCGGGTGGATGATTATGGCTCGGACCCTTTTTATAAAGACAACTTTACCCCTGAAGAGATGGCCTATTGCCAGCAACAGCCCGATCCCATCGCCTCCTTTGCGGGACGGTTTGCGGTGAAGGAGGCCTTGGTCAAAGCGGACAACGGATTGGGTCAAACCCCCTTCAACCAGATCGGCATTTCGGTGGATGGGGAGGGACGGCCCACCTATCCCGGCTTTTCGATCTCCCTCTCCCACTCGGAAAAGAGCGCGGTGGGGGT includes the following:
- a CDS encoding 2-oxo acid dehydrogenase subunit E2, whose amino-acid sequence is MSADDLLEILRVPQEGANDEFVVVVELPVAHGSRVEVGELIAEIETSKAVVEVVAGEAGHLALLCHLEDQLPIGREIARIQRGPVTTPQGPLAEGDAAIGEPQGPLASPMVSSGAATASAVSSAPAPAVSPPKPTTPPLAADIRDLEPVFSREAVGLIQETGLARDTFKGRDFVRVHDVRLAAGLVPATSAASTHTPVRGATPATELSPAPPVGVTVKPLTATKQAEIRHLEQVQSAGLNSQVHTLVDPKGCLAMMARELSVYANTIAPEVIRLLPALLGEFPEFNARFLGGQEGIGFHDQVQVGLALNLEDGLKVVGVPGEAMATLQGIEGALFELVEKYMQRKLKPADMNGITFTLTDLSMSGVFLFNPLIGAQQSAILGISSLDDGLGRLVLSLTFDHRVADGKRAAEFLGALKERIEAFNGEVFTGQAPASETMAIHCHRCHRSLRDEKRDGGVGLLQVVTPDGSAKHLCRLCLEGW
- a CDS encoding 4'-phosphopantetheinyl transferase superfamily protein — translated: MGNHPEQVQQLKAILSAFTGLSEQEIDEGSPANRQAIGASSIRYHQFLAAVGGVVPVSLGEWKGVETFGDLLRVAGLQEGGGVPAGRADEALADLPDDKFTSRQHFSGATPPTLIPRESGGPSAPLGEVVVGIDLEELDRFGRVDDYGSDPFYKDNFTPEEMAYCQQQPDPIASFAGRFAVKEALVKADNGLGQTPFNQIGISVDGEGRPTYPGFSISLSHSEKSAVGVAVKVVGGSAEAQSTGGKTPLILSVAALVISLLALWGG